The segment GGCCGCCGGCCCGTTCCTCTCGCCCTCGTCCCGACTGCTCAGGCCGCGCGCGTCGGCGCTGCCAGGATGGCCCGGCCGGCGCGCCGGCTCGTCACCGCCACGTAGAGGAGGCTCAACAGCCCCCACGCGCCCGCGATGGCGAAGCAGATGTACGCCTCGTGCTGCGCATCCGCGTTGCCGATGATGTAGAGGTACAGGATCGCGCCCAGCATGGCGAGGTTCGCGATCAGGCCGAGCCCCGGGACGACGAGGTGTTTCAGCATGCTGAACTCCTTGCGGCCGGTGAACGCGATGATCGTCCACACGCAGGTGAGGCCGTAGAGGACGAAGGTGCCGAAGTTCGAGGCCAGCGTGATGCCCGTCAGGCCGACGACGGAGTACACGCCGACCCAAGCGATGAGGGTCGACACGACGACCAGCACCCAGATCGCCCGGTGTGGGGTCGCGAAGCGCCCGTGCATGGCGCCGAGGAGCTCCGGCATCTCCTTGTCCTGCGCCATCGCGTAGCTCACGCGCACGGCGGTGTTGAGGCAGCTGAGCGTCGTGCCGAGGATCGCGAGCCCGACCGTCACGGCGATCGAGATCATGAGCCCGAAGCCGATGCCGCCGAGGACGCTGTTACCGACCAGGATCGCCATGTCGCCGATCGGCGCGCTGGAGGCCGCGGCCGCGGCCATGCCGGTCACCGCCGCCTGGTTCGCGTCCGTGCCGGCCAGCTTCTCGCTCACCATGTAGCCGGCCGCGAAGTACTCGAACATGTAGGCGAAGAGGCCCTGGATGACGAGCGAGAGGATCACAGCCCGCGGGATGTTCTTCTTGGGATCCTTGGTCTCGGCGGCGAACGCGGTGCAGCTTTCGAAGCCGACGAGGATGAGGATCGCGATGGTCGACTGGATGAGAACGCCCGAGAGCGAGTGCGGCATGACCACGTCCCAGCCACCACCGAACGCCCACCCGGTCGCGTGCTCGGGATTGTTCAGGCGGTAGTAGATCGCGAGGCAGCTGAACAGGACGAGCGTCGTGAGCTGGACGACGTTGATGACCAGCGCCGTCATGGTGGAGCCGTTCACGCCGCGCATCGCGATGTAGCCGTTCAGGGCCGCGAAGAGGGCCGCGATGATGGCCAGGCTCGTCCACGAGAGCGTCGCGCCGGTCAACTGCTGGTAGACGTAGCCGATCAGCGTCGCCATAAAGGCGACCATGCAGCCCGGGTACACCCAGTAGAAGAGGTGTGCCGCCCAGCCCGTGACGAGCTTGGCGAGCCGGGCCCACTTGTGATGGGCCTGGTTTTCGCGGTCGAGGAAGGCTTTCTCGGCGAAGTAGTAGCAGCTCCCGAACCCGGCCTCCGGGTAGAGGCGGGCGAGCTGGGCGTAGGAGATCGCGGTCAGGAAGGCGAGGATCAGCGCGAAGGCGATCCCGGCCCAGATGTCGCTCGCCACCGAGCTGCCGTCGGGCGCGGTGGCCGCGGCCTGCAGCTGGTAGGTGATCCACAGAAACGCGCCCGGCGCGATCAGCGCCATCGCGTTCACGGTGACGCCGGTGAGCCCGAGCGTCGGCTTTACGGCTGGCTGTTCTGGCATGCTTGGTGCCCTCCCGCGGGGCGGTCAGAGCAACCCGCATGCCACGGCGCGTCGCGGCCGGAGCAACGAAACCAGTGGCCACCGCCTCGGAGCGTTGCCTCTTCCGCCCGCGCCGCGCAAAAAACGGGCAGCAGCCCGGATCAGCGCCGGGAGAGCCGCGGCGCCCGTGGAGTGGGGGTGGCAGCGACCACGCACTCCCCGTCGAAGGTGAGCACGCGGCCGTTTTCGAGCCGGATGCGCCAGCGCCCGGCGCCGGCCGCCTGGCGCACGCTCCCGCGCAGCACGAGGATCACCTCGAGGGTCTGGCCGCGCTCGGCCGCCTCGGCGAGCCGCGCGTCGAGCGTCGCGGGGGCCGCGTCGCGTGCGATCATGCGTGACCCGTGGCGACGCGCTGCCCGTAGCGGAGCCACCGGAGCAGGCGCCCCCACCACCGGGGCCGGGGCGGCTTGCGCCGCAAGGGCAGCACGATGATGGTCGCGCGGGCCGCCCGGCGGGCCGGTTCTTCAGGGCGCAGCATTGGCCATCCCATTGGGCAGGCTCCCGCCACACCCACTCAGGATCAGCTCGAGGCCGAGCGTGTTCACGCGAGGCCCCCCCGTCACACCGCAGCCGGACCCCGCTCGCCCGTCCGGATGCGAACCACCTCCTCAACCGGCGAGACGAAGATCTTCCCGTCGCCGATGCGGCCGGTGCGCGCACCCGCCACGATCGCCTCCACCGCCTTCGCCACGCACTCGTCCGGCACCAGAACGGAGACCTGCACCTTGGGCAGGAAGTCGACGACGTACTCGGCGCCCCCGTAGAGGTCGGTCTGCCCCTTCTGGCGGCCAAAGCCACGCACGTCGCCGACCGTGAGCCCCCGCACCCCCGCCTTCCCGAGCCGGTCCTTCACGTCATCGAGCTTGAAGGGCTTGATGACCGCCTCGATCCGCTTCACGCCGAGCATGGAAGCAAGACCCCGACCAGCCGGACGGCGCCGCGAACACGACGCTTCTCGCCCGGAGCACGTCCCGCTGCCCAACGCGCGGGCAGGCGGCTGCCCAGGGCGCGGGATGCGGGTCGGCGATCAGCACCCGGAGTCACACGAACCTGAGCCCGGTGCCGATCGTCCCGAAGACGTTCGGGTCGCGTTGACCATGGAAGCCGCGTTCCTCTAATCTGCTCCGAGGAGGACTCCCATGGCCCAGGGCGCATTCCTCGGCGAAGCCCCCGTCCGGCGGACGATCGAGGTGAGGAGCCCTGCGACGGGCGCCCGCCTGGCCGAGTACCCGGTCTCCGACCGCGAGACGGTGGCCGCGGCCGTGGCGCGGGCGCGCGACGCCCAGGCGCCGTGGGCGGCTCTCGGGTTCGCCGAACGGGCGCGCATCCTGCGCACGGTCCGCGACCGCTTCATCGACGGGAAGGACCGCATCTGCGACGTCGTCTCGGGCGAGACCGGGAAGCCCCGGCACGACGTCATCACCAACGAGCTCCTCTTCCTCTGCGACGCGATCGGCTTCTGGTCGAAGCGCGCCGAGAAGTACCTCGCCGACGAGCCCGCGCGGCCCCACCTCCTCAAGAACAAGCGCGTCTACGTGAGCTACGTGCCCTACGGGGTCGTCGGGATCATCGGGCCGTGGAACTTCCCCTTCAATCTCACCATCGGCGAGGCGATCCCGGCGCTCATGGCGGGGAACGCGGTCGTCCTGAAGCCGTCGGAGGTGACGCCGGGGAGCGCCGTGCTCGGCGCCGAGCTGGCCCGGGCCGCGGGCCTCCCGCCGGACGTGCTCCAGGTCGTGACCGGCTACGGCGACACCGGGCAACACCTGATCGAGCTCGCCGACATGATCTGCTTCACGGGCAGCGTGGCGACCGGCCGCAAGGTCGCCGAGCGCTGCGGGCAGCTGCTCAAGCCCGTCACCCTCGAGCTCGGCGGCAAGGATCCTATGATCGTGCTCCGCGACGCGGATCTGGAGCGCGCCTCGAGCGCGTGCGTGTACGGCGGCCTGGTGAACGCCGGGCAGGTCTGCATCTCGGTCGAGCGCGTCTACGTCGAGGGGCCGGTATACGACGCCTTCGTCCAGAAGGTGGTGGCGAAGGTACGCCAGGTCCGCCAGGGCCCGCCCGACGCGGGCGTGGTCGAGGTCGGCTCCATGACCTTCCCGCCGCAGATCGACAAGGTCGAGCGCCACGTGCAGGACGCGGTCGCGCGGGGCGCGCAGGTGCTGACCGGCGGCCGGCGTCGCACCGACCTGCCGGGTCTCTACTTCGAGCCCACGGTGCTGGTCGACGTCGACCACGACATGGAGGTCATGCGCGACGAGACCTTCGGCCCGGTCATCCCGATCATGAAGGTGCGCGACGAGGAGGAGGCGATCCGCCTCGCCAACGAGTCGCGCTACGGCCTCGACGCCAGCGTGTGGACCAGGGACCTCGCGCGCGGCGCGCGCGTCGCCCGCCGCGTGCAGTCGGGCGCGGTGTGCGTGAACGACGTGCTCGTCAACTACGCCGTCACCGAGGTCCCGATGGGCGGCTGGAAGGAGAGCGGCATCGGCTACCGCCACGGCCCGGGCGGCATCCGCAAGTTCTGCGCGCAGCAGAGCGTGGTCATCGACCGCTTCGGCACGAAGTCCGAGATCAACTGGTGGCCGATGACGCCGCGGAAGGCGAAGCTCTTCCGGCGAGCGCTCAACTTCTTCGGATCGGGCTGGCGGCGGAAGCTGCGCGGGGCGTAGGCCCGTTCTGCCCGGCGGCCGCGGCCCCGGCGGTGCAGGGATGAACGGCCGGCGGCGCAAGCGTCATCTTCCCGTCCGTCGGGCACGTTCGGCCGCGCGCGCCGGCGCACAGCAGGCGCCGGACCGGCCGTCCCCTCGAGGGATGAGACCGCCCGGGAAATCAGGTGACCGCCTCGCTCGCCGCGCCGGTGAGATGACGCGCAGAAGTCGGTAGCCGTTCGGCGCATGGGCGAGAATCCCTGGCGGCACGGGGCTCTTTCCCCGAAGCGCCGCGTTGCCGGGCGGGGTCCCATCGACTGCCACGTCGGCACGGCGCCTGCTCATGCGGGGACGAGGAGACCGGCCACGTCTCACGCGCGCGCCCGGCGCGGGGGGCGGAAGGGATGACAACGGGTAGAGGAGGGCCGTATGGTGATGGGTTCAGGAGCAGAACCGGCCTCGATCGATCTGGGCGATGCGATGCTCGCGCCCGAGCCGACGCTCGACGGCCTCCTGGTTCTGCTCGTCGATGACGACGCGGACACGCGGGAGGCCATTTCCGCGGTGCTCAAGGAGTGCGGAGCGGAGGTCAGCGCGTTCGCCTGCGCACCCGAAGCCCTCGCGGCGCTCCGGCGCGAGATACCCGACGTCCTGGTGAGCGACATCGCGATGCCCGGCATGGACGGTCACCTGCTCATGCGCCGGATACGCGAGCTCGCTGCGGAGCGCGGGGGGAGCATCCCCGCGATCGCGCTCACGGCATACGCTTCGCCGGCGGACCGCACGCTGGCGCTCCTGGCCGGCTACCAGGTGTTCCTGCCGAAGCCATTCGATCCCGCGGAGCTCGTCGCGCTGGTGGCGAAGCTCGCCGGCGTCATGCCCGGCGCCTGAGCGGATCGGACGCCGGGGCTGGTCCTCCGCCCCCGGCGCAATAGGAGTCTGTCCGAGTAGTCATGGTGAGCGAGGCGAACGAGCCGGGGAGCGAGAGCGGCAAGCGCAGCGACGACCGACGAGGTGCGGCGCGCGGGACGCGCGCCGGGAGTTGGTCGCCGCAGGAGGGAGGAGCGAGCAGCCATCTGGCAGCGCGGCTGCCGCCGCGCTCCCCCGGATCGTTCGCCGCAGCCGCCATGACTACTCGGACAGCCTCCTAGGGATGCGCCGCCGGCCGCGCGGCGCGCCGGCCTACCAGGCCACCCGCTCGTCGATCAGCCGTGCGATCTCCTCCTCCGTCATGCCCAGCACCTCGCGCAGCACGAGCGCGGTGTGCTCGCCGAGCGCCGGCGCCGCCCAGCGGAGCTTCCCCGGCGTCGCCTCGAGCCTCAGCGCGTGGCCCTCGTAGGGCGCCGGCGGGCGCGCCGGGTGCTCGAGCCACTGGAAAAAGCGCCAGCCGGCGAGCGCCGAGTCGGCGTGCAGGTCGAGCGCGCTCTCGACGACCCCGGCCGCGATCCCGGCCGCCTGCAGCCGGCCCGCGAGCTCGCCGGCATCGTGGGAGCGCGTCGCCTCGGCCACCAGCGCGTCCAGCGCCTCGGCGTTGGCGAGGCGCGCCGCGTGCGACGCGAAGCGCGCATCCGCGAGCCAGGCGGGCCGCGCGAGCGCGGCGCACAGCGCGCGCCACTCCCCGTCGCCCTGCACGCCGAGCACGATCCACCGCTCGTCGCCCGCGCACGGGTAGGCGCCGTGCGGCGCCGCGTGGTCGCTGCGGTTCCCCGCGCGCGTCGCGATCCGGCCCGTCAGCTCGTAGTCGAGGAGCGCGGGGGCGAGGAAGTGGAGCGCGGCCTCGACCTGCGACACGTCGACGTGCTGGCCCTCGCCCGTCCGCCGCTGGTGATCGACGGCCGCGAGGAGCGCGGTCGCCGCGAGGCGCGGGACGACGTAGTCGGTGTACGCCCCGTAGGGCGGTGCGGGCGGGCGGTCCGCCCAGCCCGCGATCTCGTAGAAGCCCGAGAGCGCCGCCGCGAGCTGCCCGAAGCCCGGGAACTCGGCGTGCGGTCCGGTCTGCCCCTGGAGGCAGGTGCTGAGCATGACCAGGCGCGGGTTCAGTCGCCGGAGGTCCTCGTAGGCGAGGCCGAACGCGCGCATCACGTGCGGCGTGTAGCTCTCGACCAGGACGTCGGCCCAGACGGCGAGCCGCCGCGCGATGTCGCGCGCCGCAGGCGTGGACAGGTCGAGCGCGATGCCGAGCTTCGAGGTGTTGTAGCTGGCATAGAACTGACTCCGCTCGATGCCGGGCTTGCCCTCATGCCACGGCGGGCCCAGGCGGACGACGTCGTAGCGCGCACGCGACTCGACGCGGACGACGGTCGCACCGTGGTCGGCCAGGTACTTCACCGTGATCGGGCCGACGCCGGCCCAGGAGAAGTCGAGGACCTTCAGGTCGGCGAGCGGAAGCGAGGGGTCGGTCGGCAGCGCCATGGGTCAAATGATGCCCGCGCGCCGGAGCGCGTCCACGTCGTAGCCGCAGAGCTCGCCCCAGACGCGCGGGTTGTGTTCCCCGGGCTCCGGCGGCCGGCGCGGCTCGGCCAGCGGCGTGGCCGAGAGCCGCGCGAACGGCCCCGGGTAGCGGACACGCCGCCCGAGCACGCCGTCCTCGACGGGCCGGAAATACTCCCGGAAGGCGAGCTGCGGATCGGCCGCGATGTCCCCGACGGTCGCGACCGGCGCCACGAGGATGCGGCGCTGCACGCCCTCGCGGTAGACCTCCGCCTTGGTGCGGGTGCGAAGGAAGGCTTCGACCGCCTCCTCGATGCGCACCATCTCGGCCTGCACCGCAGGCGAGGCCTCCATCGCCCAGCCCGGCTCCCACTGCTCCCACGGCCAGTCGCGGAGCCAGGCGGGCAGCCTGCCGTGCTCGTCCATCCAGCGCATGAGCGCGCGCGTCGAGGGCGCGCCTTGCGCGCCCATCAAGAGCAGGCTCACGTGGCCGTCCGCGCATGGGAAGACCATCCGCCGCCGCACGCCGCGCGAGCCGACGAAGGGGCCGCTGCGGCGGAGGTGGTCGCCGTGGAGGACGGGAAACGCCTGCGCGTTCATGAGCGTCCACACCATCGCCGCCTGCGCGTTCACCACCACGTGCTGGCCGCGCCCGCTGCGCCCGCGGGCGAGGTGGGCGAGCAGCGTGCCGACCGCGGCCTCGGCGCCCGCGTGACAGAACGCCTGCCAGAGCGGCAGGCGGAGCGGTGGCCGGTCCTCGTCGCCGCACAGGTACATGGAGCCGCCCATGGCCGCGATCACGATGTCGTCGGCGTGGAGCGCGCGGCCGGGCGGGCGGTCGCCGAAGGCCGTCACGCTGGTGTGTACGAGCGCCGGCCGCTCGGCGGCGGTCTCGGCGACGAGGCGCGCCTCGGCCGAGTCGGGCGGGAACGAGTCGAGGACGAAGTCGACGCGCGCGGCCAGATCGGCCAGCACGCGCGGCGCCTCCGCGTGTTCCAGCGCGAGCGTCGCGCCGAGCTTCCCGGCGTTCATCGCGTGCCAGTAGAGGCCGTGCTCGCGTCCGTCGGGCGCCCGGTAACGCGGCCCGAGCGCGCGCCCGGGGTCGCCCCCCGGCGGCTCGACCTTGATCACCAGGGCACCCAGGTCGGCGAGCAGCCGGCCGCAGAGGTAGCCGAGCGCGTCGGTCAGATCGAGCGCACGCAGGCCGGCGAGCGGCGGGGGCATCATGTCGCGCTATCCGAGGGCCGGCAGGCGGGGCACGAACGGGATCAGGATCTCCGCCGCGATGAGCAGGATGATGATCCACTCGAGCACCTCGGTCCGGCGGTTCGCGGCCTGATCGGCGAGCTTCTGGTAGATGCTCTCCAGGGTCTGGAGCTTGCGGAGGATGCTCGCGTCCCACTCGGCCAGGTGGAAGCGCTCCGAGACCAGGCGATAGACGCGCGCCAGGTACTGGTCGCCGAGCAGCTTGAGGGCGTTGTTGACGCCCTCGAAGAGGATGGCGTTGTCGACCTGCAGCTGGCCTACCCGGCGGAGGTCGGCGCGCGACGAGCCCAGCAGCCAGAGGCCGTAGCGGCGGCGCGAGAGCGTCTCGTACGACTCGTCGAGCGCGTCGTCGAGCTGCTGGTCGAGGAAGCGCATCTCGAGCAGCTCGACGTTGGCGAACTCGAGCACGGTGCGCACGTCCTCGGCGTCCCGGTCGACGATCAGGGCCGCCTCCCAGTCGATGAGGGTCACGTCCTCCACGCCGAACGAGATGCGATGCGCGAGCGCGTCGCTCACCTCCTGGTCGGAGAGCACCGCGCGCTCCGCGCGCAGGATCTGCGCCACCTCCCGGGCATGGGTCGTGATCAGCGCGGCGGGCGCACACGGCGGAGAGGAGGCGGCGATCTCGAAGATCACGTAGGTCTCGACGAAATCCGCCAGCCCGGCGCGCGTCACCGCGGGGGCGATGGCCGCGAGCAGGTGCTCGACCCAACGGCGCGAGTCGGCGAGGAGCACGTCGCTCTCGTACAGTTCCTCGGCGAGCGTGACCAGGCGCGCGAGCGGGCCCTCGAGCGGGATCTGGTAGGTGACCGACACCGCGCCGAAGTCGTAGAGCACGGCGTCGACGGAGGGCGTCGTGCGGAAGGCGCCGACCGCGAGCGCCTCCCCTTCCTGCGTCACGCGCAGCGGAGCCGGTCGGTACTCGAAGTAGCGCGGCGCGCGATGCTTGTGGCGGATGGCCGCCCGCTGCGTCATCGCCGTGATCCGACGCTCCGACTCGTCGAGGTCGATCGCGAGCCCGGCATCGTAGGCGAAGAGGGCGTAGCAGACCCCCTCCTCCACCACCGGCTCGGCCTGTGCCTCGGGACGCGCCACGGGCCGTCAGCTGTGCCGGCCGGCGGCCGGCCGGTCAACCCCGGCGACGGGAACGAGCGTCAGCGCCTTCTCCACGATCTCGCGCGCCGCGTGCGGCCGGGCGAGCCGCCGGGCGTTCTCGCGCATCGCCGCGGTGCGCGCCGGGTCATCGAGCAGGCGGTCGATCTTGTAGCCGAGCACGGGCAGGTTGTTGCAGCGGATCGCCGCCCCCTGCTCGAGCAGGTGGTCCGAGTTCCGCTCCTCCTGGCCCGGGATGGGGTTGACGATGACGAGCACGAGCTGCTTCGCGAGCGCCTCGCTCGTGGTGAGCCCGCCGGGCTTCCCGACCAGGATGTCGGCCGCCGACATGTACTCGTCCATCTCCGTCGTGTAGCCGACGACGGCGAGCGCGTTCGGTTCCCCGGCGCGCTCGGCGGCGAGCGCGCCGAGCCGCTGCCGGAGCTCCTCGTTGCGCCCGCAGACGACCACGATCTGCGCGGGATGGCGCAGCCCGAGGAGGCTCGCGACGGCGTGCTCGATCGGTCCGACGCCGAAGCCGCCCGCCGAGAGGAGCACGATCGTCCGGTCGGCGAGGAGCCCGAGCTTCTGCCGCATCGCGTGCTTGTCCTTCGCCTCCGCGAACACCGGATCGATCGGGATGCCGCTCACGGTCACCTTGCCGGCGGGGATGCCGAGCCGCACCAGGTGCTCGCGCGTCTCGTCGATCGCCACGAAATAGTGCTCGAAATGATGGCACAGCCACATCGCGTGCACGTCGAAGTCGGTGACGACGATCGCCTGCGGGCACGCGAGCCGCGCCTTGGCCTTGAGCCACGAGATGATCTCGGCGGGCAGGAAGTGGGTGCACAGGACGAGGTCCGGCCGCTGCCTCTCGAGCATGCGCACGAACGGGCGCGTGTTGAGCTTGTCCCAGGCGAGGCGGCGCCGCTCCTTCTCCCACGGCGTGTCGAGCCGATCGTAGAGCCAGCCGAGCACGTCGGGCGCGCGCTCCACCAGCTCGATGTAGGCCTTCGAGTAGAGGGTGCGGAAGACCTTGTTGGTGAACTGGAGCGCGTCGACGTGGTGCACCTGGTAGGGGGCGCCCAGCTGGACGAAGGCGCGCTCCAGCGCCTGCGCGGCGCGGACGTGACCCGCGCCCGCGGAGGCCGACAGGATGAGGGCCTTGCCCGGCACCGGCGCATTGTCGCCGGGAGCGATGCGGTCGTCGAGCGGGCGCGAAGGGAGCGAGAGCCGGGGGGGCAACGCTAGTGCGTCAGCCGGCCGACGGCGGCCGCCGGCTGGTCGTCGTGGGCGACCGCCAGCGCGTCGGGGAGGCGCACCCGGAACTCGCTCCCCACCCCGGGCTGGCTCTCGACCGTGACCTCGCCGCCGAGCAGACGCACGCAGCGCTGCACGAGGGTGAGCCCGATGCCGAGGCCGAGGCCGTCGTGGCACCGCGTGCCCGAGCTGTCGCCCGGCGCGAAGAGCTCGCTCACGCGCTCGGGCGGGATGCCCACCCCGGTGTCGCGCACCGCGAGCACGGCGGAGCCCCGCTCCTCGCCCGCGCGCACCACCACCGTCACCTCCCCCGCGCTGGTGAACTTGAAGGCATTGGAGAGGAGGTGGAAGAGCAGGCGGCGCAGGAGCGCTTCGTCGACGCCCATGATCGCGGCCTCGGGCGCGATGGCCATGCGGAGCGGGACCCGCTCCCCCTCGAGCGGCCGGGGCAGCTCCGCCATCACCACCTCGACCAGGGCCGCGGTGTGGACCTGATCGCGGCAGATCGGCACACGGTCCGCCTCGAGCTGCACGAAGAACAGGATGTCGTCGATCAGGGTGTTCAGGCTGCGCGTGTTGCTGAGCACGCGGTCCAGGAGCGTCGCCTGCTCGCCGCTCAGCGTGCCCGCGGCGCCGTCGCGCACCAGCGCCGTGTAGCCGAGGATCGCGTTGAGCGGCGTGCGCAGCTCGTGCGAGACGGTGCCGAGGAACTCGCGCTTGACGCGGTTCGAGTGGATGAGCCCTTGCGTCAGGGCGCGGATGTTCTCCTCGTGCCCGCGGAGACTCTGCTGCTGATCGGGGAGCGCGCGGCGCCCGACCCCGAGCTCGCCCTCCAGGTCGGCGCACAGCGCGACCACCGACGCGCGCATGCGCGCGACGGTGAGCACCTGGCCGACGATATCCGCGAGCAGGGAGAGCGCGCGGTCGCGCGTGAAGGCTTGCGCCGGCGACGCCAGGGAATGGAGCAGGAGCGCGCCGCCCGGCTCGCCGCTCACGGCGAAGGGGAGGACGAAAAAGCCCTCGCCGGCGAGCTCTCCCGGCGAGACCGCGTCGAAGCCCCCATCCGTCCGGCGCCGAAAGCAGGTCGGGCTCATGCCCGGCTTGAGCAGGCGCGCGAGCGCGAGCCAGCCCGACTCGCCGAGTCCGCCGCACGGGCCGCCCAGGCGCTGCGCCTGCGTCGCGAACCCGGTCAGCGTCAGGTCGCCCCGGGGCTCCTCGCACAGCGCGACGGCGCACGTCTCGAGGGCGAGCTGCTGTACGAGCGCCTCGGCGATCTCCTGCCCGCACTGCCTGACCGCGGGCCCGCGCGCGAGCAGGTCGAGCAGGACCTTGATCGTGGAGAGGTACGCGACGGCATCGTCGCGCTGCTCCTCGACCTGGGCGAGTGCCTCGCGGATGTGATCGTTCCAGCGCTCCCTCGCCATGCGGCTCACGCCTCGAGCTGGCCCAGCGCCGCGAGCTCGTCGCCCTCGCGCAGCTGGCGCACCACGTCGTCCCACACCGCGGGCGTGACGCCGTGCTCGCGGCTCCGGTCGAGGAGTGCGGTCGCCTGCGAGTCCATCACGCCGGTGGCGAGATCGGTCCACGCGACCAGGCGGTCGGCGACGGCGAGGAGCCCGGGCACCCCGGGGCGTGCGTCGGCCGCATGGTGCGCGCGCACGGCCTCGACGATCGTGGGCGGGAGGCTCCACGCCTCGAGGATCCAGCCGCCGACCTCGGCGTGGTCAACGCCCAGGCCGGTGGCCTCCTTGCGCTCGATCGCCCCGGCCTCGCCCGCGTCGCCGACGACCCGCCAGTATTCCTCGCGGAAGCGCATCGCGAGGACGAGCCGCCCGACGTCGTGGAGCACGCCGGCCGTGAAGGCCTCGTCCGGGTCGCCGGCGCGCAGCCGCGCAGCCAGGGTCTTGGCCGCCACCCCGACCGCCAGCGCATGCGCCCAGAGCTCCTCCGGCCGGCTCTGCGCCATGCCGGTCCCGAGCGTGTCCCACACCTTCACCCCGAGTGCCAGGTTGCGGACGGTCGAGAGACCGAGCAGCGCGACGGCGCGCGGGATGGTCGAGACCCGCCGGCTCTGGCCGAAGAAGGCGCTGTTGGCCAGCCGAAGCATCTTCCCGGTGAGCGCCTGATCGTGCTCGATGAGCGCGATCAGCTCCCTGCCGCTGGCGCTCTCCGACTCGGCGAGGTGGAGGATCCTGGCCAGCACGGTGGGGAGGGTGGGAAGGTTCTTCCGCGTCACCACGTCCGCCCGGAACTGCTGCATCGCCTGCTCGTCCATCCCCACCCCCTCGCGTCCCCCCGGCACGCGCCGTGTCGTCCGTGCCCGCCCGTTTCCACGGGGAGTATCGGCGCTGCGGGCGAAAACTTGAGGGGACGTGGGACGATCGGACCTCCGCTACGGCAGCGCCGCCACCGCCCGCAGCGGCCCGCCGCTGCCGCCTGCGATCTTCATCGGCAGCCCGATGAACGTTGCACCCCGCGGCGGCAGCGCCGCGATGCCGGCCAGGTTCTCGAAGATGGGCACGTTGGCGTTGGTGAGCGCGCGATGGGCGCGGAAGTCCGGGGAAGTGGAGGTGCGCGGTGTCGCCGGGCGCCGCGCTGCCGAGGTAGCGCGCCCGGTCGTCCCAGAAGCGGTCCCAGCCGGTGCGGACGAGAACGACCGCGCCGTCCGGGATCCGTCCGCTCCCGCGCTCGCAAGCCTCCAGGTCGGCGCGCTCGAGGAGCGCGTCGGGGTCGCGCGTGGCCTTGTCGCTCACGTCCACCACCACCGCGGGGCCGACCAGCCGGTCGAGGGGGATCTCGTCCGCCGTCCAGCGGCCCGCGGCGAAGTGGATGGGGGCGTCCAGGTGTGTGCCGCCGTGCTCGGCGGCCGAGAAGTTGTTGGCGGCGTACCACCAGCCGCCCTCGGTCACCCCGTGCGCCACTGGCTCGAGCGTGAAGGGCTTGGCCGTCGGCCAGTAGATCGTCCGGGCGTCGAAGGGATGGGTCAGGTCGACCAGCCGGGCGCCGGCCAAGTCGAGGGCCGTCACCGGTGCCGCCAGGGCGACCGCCAGCGCCACGAGCATCATCATGTCCCACCTCCGGGTTGCCGCTTCGTCGGCATGCGGTCTATTATCCGGGCGTTTCATGGCGCGCTCCCCCGTCGAGGGTCCAGAGCAGCTCTTCCACTTCACGCCGGCGGCGCGTGCGGCGTTCCCGCGCACGCGGCGCGGCGCGGAGCCCGGGGAGAAGCTCCTCATCACCGGCATCGCGGGCGGCCTCGGACGCCTCATCGCCAGGCGCCTCGGCGACTACTTCAGGGTCGCCGGAGTCGATCGCAGCCCGTGGGAGGGCTTCCCGCCCAACGTCAGCATGCACGTCGTCGATCTCCGCA is part of the Deltaproteobacteria bacterium genome and harbors:
- a CDS encoding HAMP domain-containing histidine kinase; this encodes MARERWNDHIREALAQVEEQRDDAVAYLSTIKVLLDLLARGPAVRQCGQEIAEALVQQLALETCAVALCEEPRGDLTLTGFATQAQRLGGPCGGLGESGWLALARLLKPGMSPTCFRRRTDGGFDAVSPGELAGEGFFVLPFAVSGEPGGALLLHSLASPAQAFTRDRALSLLADIVGQVLTVARMRASVVALCADLEGELGVGRRALPDQQQSLRGHEENIRALTQGLIHSNRVKREFLGTVSHELRTPLNAILGYTALVRDGAAGTLSGEQATLLDRVLSNTRSLNTLIDDILFFVQLEADRVPICRDQVHTAALVEVVMAELPRPLEGERVPLRMAIAPEAAIMGVDEALLRRLLFHLLSNAFKFTSAGEVTVVVRAGEERGSAVLAVRDTGVGIPPERVSELFAPGDSSGTRCHDGLGLGIGLTLVQRCVRLLGGEVTVESQPGVGSEFRVRLPDALAVAHDDQPAAAVGRLTH
- a CDS encoding HDOD domain-containing protein is translated as MDEQAMQQFRADVVTRKNLPTLPTVLARILHLAESESASGRELIALIEHDQALTGKMLRLANSAFFGQSRRVSTIPRAVALLGLSTVRNLALGVKVWDTLGTGMAQSRPEELWAHALAVGVAAKTLAARLRAGDPDEAFTAGVLHDVGRLVLAMRFREEYWRVVGDAGEAGAIERKEATGLGVDHAEVGGWILEAWSLPPTIVEAVRAHHAADARPGVPGLLAVADRLVAWTDLATGVMDSQATALLDRSREHGVTPAVWDDVVRQLREGDELAALGQLEA